A window of Castanea sativa cultivar Marrone di Chiusa Pesio chromosome 1, ASM4071231v1 contains these coding sequences:
- the LOC142623227 gene encoding uncharacterized protein LOC142623227 — MSIARPFTEDLAHDPKRSKIECRLALCFSDEDKVGTLQPYDDALVVTLRIGGYDVKRVLVDQGNGTEIMYPNLYKGLKLRPEDLACYDSPLVGFDGKTVILKAQIRFPVQAGSEVVEVDFIVVDVYSPYTTIMARLWFHAMGIVSSTLYLKVKYPSRDQVKELIGSQSMARQCLVAAIRHQTGSESSTPTEESL, encoded by the coding sequence ATGTCCATAGCCCGACCATTTACGGAAGACCTAGCGCATGACCCCAAAAGGAGTAAAATCGAGTGCCGACTAGCTTTGTGCTTTtctgatgaagataaggttgggacctTGCAGCCATATGATGATGCTCTGGTGGTTACACTCAGGATTGGagggtatgatgtgaagagagtgTTGGTAGACCAAGGCAACGGGACAGAAATCATGTACCCTAATCTGTATAAGGGGCTCAAGTTAAGACCTGAGGACTTGGCTTGTTATGATTCTCCTTTGGTAGGATTTGATGGAAAAACAGTCATCCTGAAAGCTCAAATTAGATTTCCTGTTCAGGCAGGGTCAGAAGTCGTggaagtggatttcattgtaGTGGATGTGTATTCCCCCTACACTACTATTATGGCAAGACTTTGGTTTCATGCCATGGGGATTGTTTCTTCCACCTTGTATTTGAAGGTGAAGTATCCATCAAGAGATCAAGTTAAGGAGCTGATCGGGAGTCAATCTATGGCCAGGCAGTGTTTAGTGGCCGCAATTAGGCATCAGACTGGAAGTGAGTCATCAACCCCTACTGAGGAGAGTTTGTAG